CATAAGGAATCTACACTGGTGGACGGTGGAATACGGTCTCATAGGTAGTGTCGATGATTATAAGTTGTATGGAGCTGGGTTGCTATCTTCTATTGGCGAAAGCGCCAACTGTATGAGAGAAGAGGTGAAAAAAATTCCTTACTCTATTGCAGCGGCGGATTATAGTTTTGATATCACTACTGAGCAGCCTCAGTTGTTTGTTACTTCTTCTTTCCAGCAATTGAATGAAGTGCTCGACGAGTTTGCTAGTCAAATGGCTTTGAATAAAGGTGGAGAATATGCATTAAGAACAGCTATTGGTTCTGGAGCGGTTGCAAGCCTTAAATTTGGTGATCTTCAACTGTCGGGTATTATAGAAGAAGGGGAATTAAACGAACAATTCACTTGGTTAAGGTTCGGTGATCGTTTGGGGATTTTCCGTGATAGCGGTTGTCTATATCTCGATGAAGAATCGGAGATGGATTCTGTTGAGGTCTGGATCGGTAAGGATGCAAAGAATATTAAAGGGAGTGCTGACGCTAAATATGGTTTCTCTCTACTTGAATTAATACCTGAGGAAATTGATGGTCCCGTGGTTATAAACCATGAAGATCTTGGTAGACATGTTTTTATCATAGGAGACCCTGAACTTAGCGGGGCGTATGCAGGGCCTGCTGATCCTAAAGCTTGGAATTTAAGTTTTGAGCCACCGAAGGAGAAAACCCTAAAAATAAACCATTCAGAAAACGCCAAGCGTCTTCATACCTATTATAATGAGGTAAGAAACATTCGTAATCAAGATGGCGAAGTTTCAAGGTTGATGGAGATATTCGAAATCCTAAAGAAGGATTATCCTAAGGATTGGTTATTACCATTAGAGATCTATGAGATTTTAAGCAAATGGGAATTGTATCCTGAGTATCAAACCCAAATCAGAGCGTGTCTGGAAGAGTTAAAGGGTAACAGTAAGGAGTATAAGAAGCTAATTACAGACGGAATAAATTTAATTGAGAAGGATTTTAATTTAATACACCAATAAAGAAGTATGTATATAGTATTGGGGGCATCGCGTGGTATAGGCTATGCTCTAGTAAAAGAATTATTAAGAAAAGGGCAAAGTGTTTTTGCCCTTTCTCGTTCTCTAGAGCCGCTAAATGCTCTAAATGAGGGAGGTGGTAAACTATTGTTGAAGGCTCTAGATGTGTCCAGGGAAGATTCGGTCGAAGAATTCTTTGAGGAAATCGGAAAAGAGGAGCTTCTTAAGGTGAGAGGTATTATCTATTGTGCTGGCTTATTGGTAAACAAATCTTTTACAGAGTTAACTTTAGCCGATTGGACCAAAGTGTACGCAACAAATGTTTTTGGCCCGGCTTCATTTTGTAAGCAATTTATAATTCGGTCTGGTGTAAGAGAAAGGGTAAATCATTTATTTATTGGTTCCATGGGAGGATTTCAGGGGGCATCAAAGTTCCCTGGGTTGAGTGCATATAGTAGTAGTAAGGCGGCTATTGCTTGTATGTCAGATTGTTTAGCGGAGGAGTATAAAGAGGGGGGACATACGTTTAATACCCTTTCCATAGGTGCGGTACAAACAGAAATGTTAGAGCAGGCCTTTCCGGGGTATGAGGCTCCGGTATCGCCAGAAGAAATGGCAGAGTTTATCGCTGATTTAGTTTGTCGACAAAAATTACTTATTAATGGGAAG
This region of Luteibaculum oceani genomic DNA includes:
- a CDS encoding aromatic amino acid hydroxylase: MDRGFEKNEVLEKLPSHLLDFVIDQPYNGYTSQDHAVWRYVMRQNVNYLGKVAHHSYLEGLKKTGISIDTIPHMYGMNRILKEIGWAAVAVDGFIPPQAFMEFQAYKVLVIAADIRNINHIQYTPAPDIIHEAAGHAPIIADPEYALYLKRFGEIGSKAFSSKKDFELYEAIRHLSIIKENPDTKESEVVEAEKHIEWLQANMGEPSEMSRIRNLHWWTVEYGLIGSVDDYKLYGAGLLSSIGESANCMREEVKKIPYSIAAADYSFDITTEQPQLFVTSSFQQLNEVLDEFASQMALNKGGEYALRTAIGSGAVASLKFGDLQLSGIIEEGELNEQFTWLRFGDRLGIFRDSGCLYLDEESEMDSVEVWIGKDAKNIKGSADAKYGFSLLELIPEEIDGPVVINHEDLGRHVFIIGDPELSGAYAGPADPKAWNLSFEPPKEKTLKINHSENAKRLHTYYNEVRNIRNQDGEVSRLMEIFEILKKDYPKDWLLPLEIYEILSKWELYPEYQTQIRACLEELKGNSKEYKKLITDGINLIEKDFNLIHQ
- a CDS encoding SDR family NAD(P)-dependent oxidoreductase — encoded protein: MYIVLGASRGIGYALVKELLRKGQSVFALSRSLEPLNALNEGGGKLLLKALDVSREDSVEEFFEEIGKEELLKVRGIIYCAGLLVNKSFTELTLADWTKVYATNVFGPASFCKQFIIRSGVRERVNHLFIGSMGGFQGASKFPGLSAYSSSKAAIACMSDCLAEEYKEGGHTFNTLSIGAVQTEMLEQAFPGYEAPVSPEEMAEFIADLVCRQKLLINGKNIPVSLSTP